The Lucilia cuprina isolate Lc7/37 chromosome 5, ASM2204524v1, whole genome shotgun sequence genome includes a window with the following:
- the LOC124419902 gene encoding larval cuticle protein 65Ag1-like: MKLTIVFVTLFAITLAAPRPEDAIVLKSESEVGPESFKYAYETSDGVKAEARGLLKNIGSENESLAVQGAYTYVNADGQTISVEYIADENGFQPKGDHLPVATSA, encoded by the exons atgaaattaactATAGTTTTTGTAACACTTTTTGCCATTACTTTAGCTGCTCCACGCCCTGAGGAtgcaattgttttaaaatctgaATCTGAAGTAGGACCCGAATCATTTAAATATGC CTATGAAACAAGTGATGGTGTTAAGGCCGAAGCTAGAGGTCTGCTGAAAAATATTGGATCGGAAAATGAATCATTGGCTGTGCAAGGTGCTTACACCTATGTGAACGCTGACGGTCAAACTATTAGTGTAGAATATATTGCCGATGAAAATGGTTTCCAACCCAAAGGTGATCATTTGCCTGTTGCAACTTctgcttaa
- the LOC124419903 gene encoding larval cuticle protein 65Ag1-like: MKFIIVFAALFAVALAAPRPEDAVVLKSESEVGPESYQYAYETSDGNKAEEQGQLKNVGSEDEAIVVRGSYSFVADDGQTYTVNYVADENGFQPQGAHLPVAPEA, encoded by the exons atgaaattcaTCATTGTATTCGCTGCTCTCTTCGCCGTTGCTTTGGCCGCTCCCCGTCCTGAAGATGCTGTTGTCTTGAAATCAGAATCTGAAGTAGGACCCGAATCATACCAATATGC TTACGAAACTAGCGATGGCAACAAAGCTGAAGAACAAGGTCAATTGAAGAATGTTGGTTCTGAAGATGAAGCTATTGTCGTACGTGGTTCTTACTCCTTTGTAGCTGATGATGGTCAAACTTACACCGTCAACTATGTTGCTGATGAAAACGGTTTCCAACCCCAAGGTGCTCATTTACCCGTTGCCCCTGAAGCCTAA
- the LOC111690722 gene encoding larval cuticle protein 65Ag1, translating to MKFIIVFAALFAVALAAPRPEDATVLRSESEVGPESFQYSYATSDGVEAEAQGQLKNVGTDEEAIVVKGSFSFVADDGQTYTVNYVADENGFQPQGAHLPVAPEA from the exons atgaaattcaTCATTGTATTCGCTGCTCTCTTCGCCGTTGCTTTGGCCGCTCCCCGCCCAGAAGATGCTACCGTCTTGAGATCCGAATCTGAAGTTGGACCCGAATCCTTCCAATATTC TTATGCTACCAGCGATGGTGTTGAAGCTGAAGCTCAAGGTCAATTGAAGAACGTTGGTACTGATGAAGAAGCTATCGTCGTCAAGGGCTCTTTCTCCTTCGTTGCTGATGATGGTCAAACTTACACCGTCAACTATGTTGCTGATGAAAACGGTTTCCAACCCCAAGGTGCTCATTTGCCCGTTGCCCCTGAAGCTTAA
- the LOC111690727 gene encoding larval cuticle protein 65Ag1-like encodes MKFIIVFAALFAVALAAPRPEDAVVLRSESEVGPESYQYAYETSDGNKAEEQGQLKNVGTEEEAIVVKGSYSFVADDGQTYTVNYVADENGFQPQGAHLPVAPEA; translated from the exons atgaaattcaTCATTGTATTCGCTGCCCTCTTCGCCGTTGCTTTGGCCGCTCCCCGTCCTGAAGATGCTGTAGTCTTGAGATCAGAATCTGAAGTAGGACCCGAATCATACCAATATGC tTACGAAACTAGCGATGGCAACAAAGCTGAAGAACAAGGTCAATTGAAGAATGTTGGTACTGAAGAAGAAGCCATCGTCGTCAAGGGCTCTTACTCCTTCGTTGCTGATGATGGTCAAACCTACACCGTCAACTATGTTGCCGATGAAAACGGTTTCCAACCCCAAGGTGCTCATTTGCCCGTTGCCCCTGAAGCTTAA
- the LOC111690716 gene encoding larval cuticle protein 65Ag1-like, giving the protein MKFIIVFAALFAVALAAPRPEDAVVLRSESEVGPESYQYAYETSDGNKAEEQGQLKNVGSEDEAIVVRGSYSFVADDGQTYTVNYVADENGFQPQGAHLPVAPEV; this is encoded by the exons atgaaattcaTCATTGTATTCGCTGCTCTCTTCGCCGTTGCTTTGGCCGCTCCCCGTCCTGAAGATGCTGTTGTCTTGAGATCAGAATCTGAAGTAGGACCCGAATCATACCAATATGC TTACGAAACTAGCGATGGCAACAAAGCTGAAGAACAAGGTCAATTGAAGAATGTTGGTTCTGAAGATGAAGCCATTGTCGTACGTGGCTCTTACTCCTTTGTTGCTGATGATGGTCAAACCTACACCGTCAACTATGTTGCTGATGAAAACGGTTTCCAACCTCAAGGTGCTCATTTGCCCGTTGCCCCCGAAGTCTAA
- the LOC111690694 gene encoding larval cuticle protein 65Ag1-like has protein sequence MKFCVAVLFVALIGCALAAPPQDAQEVQVLRYDSDVQPEGYKFAVETSDGKTHQEEGQLKDIGTENEALVVRGSYSYIGDDGQTYTVNYVADENGFQPEGDHLPRL, from the exons atgaaattctgTGTGGCTGTATTGTTTGTTGCCTTAATCGGTTGTGCTTTGGCTGCTCCACCACAGGATGCACAAGAAGTACAAGTTTTGCGTTACGATTCGGATGTACAACCCGAGGGATATAAGTTTGC tGTTGAAACCAGTGATGGCAAAACTCATCAAGAGGAAGGTCAATTGAAAGACATTGGTACTGAAAACGAAGCTTTGGTAGTTCGTGGTTCTTACTCTTACATTGGTGATGATGGTCAAACTTATACCGTCAACTATGTTGCTGATGAGAATGGTTTCCAACCAGAAGGTGACCATTTGCCTCGTCTTTAA
- the LOC111690696 gene encoding larval cuticle protein 65Ag1-like produces the protein MKFIIVFAALFAVALAAPRPEDAVVLKSESEVGPESFQYAYATSDGVEAEAQGQLKNVGTDEEAIVVKGSFSFVADDGQTYTVNYVADENGFQPQGAHLPVAPEA, from the exons atgaaattcaTCATTGTATTCGCTGCCCTCTTCGCCGTAGCCTTGGCTGCTCCCCGTCCTGAAGATGCCGTCGTCTTGAAATCCGAATCTGAAGTTGGACCCGAATCCTTCCAATATGC TTATGCTACCAGTGATGGTGTTGAAGCTGAAGCTCAAGGTCAATTGAAGAACGTTGGTACTGATGAAGAAGCTATCGTCGTCAAGGGCTCTTTCTCCTTCGTTGCTGACGATGGTCAAACCTACACCGTCAACTATGTTGCTGATGAAAACGGTTTCCAACCCCAAGGTGCTCATTTGCCCGTTGCCCCTGAAGCTTAA
- the LOC111690715 gene encoding larval cuticle protein 65Ag1-like: MKFIIVFAALFAVALAAPRPEDAVVLRSESEVGPESYQYAYETSDGNKAEEQGQLKNVGSEDEAIVVRGSYSFVADDGQTYTVNYVADENGFQPQGAHLPVAPEA; encoded by the exons atgaaattcaTCATTGTATTCGCTGCTCTCTTCGCCGTTGCCTTGGCCGCTCCTCGTCCTGAAGATGCTGTCGTCTTGAGATCCGAATCTGAAGTAGGACCCGAATCATACCAATATGC tTACGAAACTAGCGATGGCAACAAAGCTGAAGAACAAGGTCAATTGAAGAATGTTGGTTCTGAAGATGAAGCTATTGTCGTACGTGGTTCTTACTCCTTTGTTGCTGACGATGGTCAAACCTACACCGTCAACTATGTTGCTGATGAAAACGGTTTCCAACCCCAAGGTGCTCATTTACCCGTTGCCCCAGAAGCCTAA
- the LOC111690728 gene encoding larval cuticle protein 65Ag1-like — protein MKFIIVFAALFAVALAAPRSPAPRPEDATVLRSESEVGPESFQYAYATSDGVEAEAQGQLKNVGTDEEAIVVKGSYSFVADDGQTYTVNYVADENGFQPQGAHLPVAPEA, from the exons atgaaattcaTCATTGTATTCGCTGCTCTCTTCGCCGTTGCTTTGGCCGCACCCCGCTCCCCAGCTCCCCGTCCTGAAGATGCTACCGTCTTGAGATCAGAATCTGAAGTCGGACCCGAATCCTTCCAATATGC ttATGCTACCAGCGATGGTGTTGAAGCTGAAGCTCAAGGTCAATTGAAGAATGTTGGTACTGATGAAGAAGCTATTGTTGTCAAGGGATCTTACTCCTTCGTTGCTGATGATGGTCAAACCTACACCGTCAACTATGTTGCTGATGAAAATGGTTTCCAACCCCAAGGTGCTCATTTGCCCGTTGCTCCTGAAGCTTAA
- the LOC124419904 gene encoding larval cuticle protein 65Ag1-like, whose amino-acid sequence MKFIIVFAALFAVALAAPRPEDAVVLKSESEVGPESYQYAYETSDGNKAEEQGQLKNVGSEDEAIVVRGSYSFVADDGQTYTVNYVADENGFQPQGAHLPVAPEA is encoded by the exons atgaaattcaTCATTGTATTCGCTGCTCTCTTCGCCGTTGCTTTGGCCGCTCCCCGTCCTGAAGATGCTGTTGTCTTGAAATCAGAATCTGAAGTAGGACCCGAATCATACCAATATGC TTACGAAACTAGCGATGGCAACAAAGCTGAAGAACAAGGTCAATTGAAGAATGTTGGTTCTGAAGATGAAGCTATTGTCGTACGTGGCTCTTACTCCTTTGTAGCTGATGATGGTCAAACCTACACCGTCAACTATGTTGCTGATGAAAACGGTTTCCAACCCCAAGGTGCTCATTTGCCGGTTGCCCCTGAAGCCTAA